The following are encoded together in the Equus quagga isolate Etosha38 chromosome 1, UCLA_HA_Equagga_1.0, whole genome shotgun sequence genome:
- the KRAS gene encoding GTPase KRas isoform X1: MTEYKLVVVGAGGVGKSALTIQLIQNHFVDEYDPTIEDSYRKQVVIDGETCLLDILDTAGQEEYSAMRDQYMRTGEGFLCVFAINNTKSFEDIHHYREQIKRVKDSEDVPMVLVGNKCDLPSRTVDTKQAQDLARSYGIPFIETSAKTRQRVEDAFYTLVREIRQYRLKKISKEEKTPGCVKIKKCIVM; the protein is encoded by the exons ATGACTGAATATAAACTTGTGGTAGTTGGAGCTGGTGGCGTAGGCAAGAGTGCCTTGACGATACAGCTAATTCAGAACCACTTTGTGGATGAATATGATCCTACGATAGAG GATTCCTACAGGAAACAAGTAGTAATTGATGGAGAAACCTGTCTCTTGGATATTCTCGACACTGCAGGTCAAGAGGAGTACAGTGCAATGAGGGACCAGTACATGAGGACTGGGGAGGGCTTTCTTTGTGTATTTGCCATAAATAATACTAAATCATTTGAAGATATTCACCATTATAG agaacaaataaaaagagtTAAAGACTCTGAAGATGTACCTATGGTCCTAGTAGGAAATAAATGTGATTTGCCTTCTAGAACAGTAGACACAAAACAGGCTCAGGACTTAGCAAGAAGTTATGGAATTCCTTTTATTGAAACATCAGCAAAGACAAGACAG AGAGTGGAGGATGCTTTTTATACATTGGTGAGAGAGATCCGACAATACAgattgaaaaaaatcagcaaagaagaaaagactcCTGGctgtgtgaaaattaaaaaatgcattgtAATGTAA